Proteins from one Rosa chinensis cultivar Old Blush chromosome 7, RchiOBHm-V2, whole genome shotgun sequence genomic window:
- the LOC112176104 gene encoding B3 domain-containing protein Os01g0905400 isoform X5: MVHDFEACADCTQKCLLIHGNKKSGSHIETSFFKIMFGKQFSKFMELPPKVARILLLSDRRTFLEDSRGLRWKVAISSVNGSWAFQQGWNAFALDHDLQVGDFLVFNYVVGSHFTVKIYDNSGCEVNLFETIHQNNRNRVHTDGQCHTIGKSTVSKSVSDTFAGPDAEISKCLNEVHGMKKPLIITENASDHDDDERSKCKRKAEFADDMSCMMEREYGHQQGDNRVRILDLSSFESFKKIKTCGSDGSNKVAAVNETHSHHADSSLKLRNEVSSVKIPVAKELVDRVIPSDASEIERTQKNNYSEYKVKGAPLSDKDSSTNVTSGHLFPTLPENPEQKEEIFSDISNRAAKKCQSANVSGNDHQVAVSGNEHDLIDDTCQSANKKITEISKSCGIPIAFLSQNDKVMKVIENKPVELTSHPCGQEVIPESNDIVMMNIGKESVDLTSDPCSREVIPERKDKAGTIFENVIVDLTSDQCSQEFIEKEESLDLSTKVGIQIPSGPAEFERTEECNKSEAKVNRVPSDKDSCTETSGHPFPTHSENPEENGETTSKKATKECRNADGSELLSGKDQVVPSQKEPDLMYASSPRDNKKLTGISESIHNPLTFECQNYDVIINEKESVEVTCQDVIPQRKDTNVIGEESVDLTLDPSCQEFTPETKGESLKVFNRVHRQLANTNIRVVPSDASDLERTEKRNYSAVKVRKVSTSDKVPHTKQTSCHLNPIRHVHVEEDKTNIPKISNRGINKLKTTDGSVAASQKEQVSIGDSCQQAKKKFTGISNSFEAPVTSGSQYYSAKMSKIMEKEFVNSSSDPCSQEIIPEVDATSKLSNKLQSQSNFARKNDSALSVVKPEPIEDAGATFPSFTISCLATDRQSFLELPKSLPLPLNTMKGRSKLDRRIVYLQGPDKRLWPVLYIQKFFFRTLANGWEAFSMANNIEQGDRCTIEVTNQTEGICTVHIVKMRDDMEFYEEYEHSPLIDLS; this comes from the exons ATTGAAACCTCTTTTttcaaaatcatgtttggaaaaCAGTTTTCTAAATTTATG GAATTGCCTCCAAAAGTTGCTCGTATTTTGTTATTGTCTGATCGGAGAACTTTTCTTGAAGATTCACGAGGACTGCGGTGGAAAGTTGCAATATCTAGTGTTAATGGTTCCTGGGCCTTTCAACAAGGATGGAATGCTTTTGCACTAGACCATGACCTACAAGTAGGAGATTTTCTGGTCTTCAATTACGTTGTGGGTTCACATTTTACTGTTAAGATATATGACAACTCTGGGTGTGAAGTGAATCTTTTTGAGACCATACATCAGAACAACAGAAATAGGGTTCACACAGATGGTCAGTGCCACACCATTGGTAAAAGTACAGTGAGCAAATCCGTTTCAGATACCTTTGCTGGTCCAGATGCAGAAATAAGTAAATGCTTGAATGAAGTGCATGGTATGAAGAAACCTCTAATTATCACAGAAAATGCTTCAGATCACGATGATGATGAAAGGTCAAAGTGCAAGCGCAAAGCAGAATTTGCTGACGACATGTCATGTATGATGGAAAGAGAATATGGACACCAACAAGGAGACAACAGAGTCCGTATTCTTGATTTGTCTAGTTTTGAATCATTCAAAAAGATAAAAACCTGTGGCAGTGATGGAAGCAATAAAGTTGCTGCAGTGAATGAAACACATTCTCATCATGCTGATTCATCACTGAAATTGAGAAATGAAGTTAGCTCAGTTAAAATTCCAGTGGCCAAAGAGTTGGTGGATAGAGTAATTCCTTCAGATGCATCTGAGATTGAAAGGACTCAGAAAAATAACTATTCTGAATACAAGGTAAAGGGGGCACCCCTGTCTGATAAAGATTCATCCACCAATGTGACCTCTGGACATCTCTTTCCAACACTTCCTGAAAATCCTGAACAAAAGGAAGAGATCTTCTCTGATATTTCAAACAGAGCAGCCAAAAAATGCCAGTCTGCTAATGTATCAG GCAATGATCATCAGGTAGCAGTATCAGGAAATGAACATGATTTGATTGATGACACTTGTCAAAGTGCCAACAAAAAAATTACTGAAATTTCAAAGTCCTGCGGTATTCCCATTGCTTTCCTCTCCCAAAATG ATAAAGTGATGAAGGTCATTGAAAACAAGCCGGTGGAGTTGACTTCACATCCATGCGGTCAGGAGGTCATTCCAGAAAGTAATG ATATTGTGATGATGAACATTGGAAAAGAGTCTGTGGATTTGACTTCAGATCCATGCAGTCGGGAGGTCATTCCAGAAAGAAAGG ATAAAGCTGGGACCATCTTTGAAAATGTTATTGTGGACTTGACTTCAGATCAATGCAGTCAGGAGTTCATTGAAAAAG AGGAATCATTAGATCTTTCCACCAAGGTTGGAATACAAATTCCTTCAGGTCCAGCTGAGTTTGAAAGGACTGAGGAATGTAACAAATCTGAAGCCAAGGTCAATAGGGTACCGTCTGATAAAGATTCATGCACTGAGACCTCTGGGCATCCCTTCCCAACACATTCTGAAAATCctgaagaaaatggagagaccaCCTCAAAGAAAGCAACAAAAGAATGCCGGAATGCTGATGGATCAG AATTATTATCAGGCAAGGATCAGGTGGTACCATCACAAAAGGAACCTGATTTAATGTATGCTAGTTCCCCAAGAGACAACAAGAAATTGACTGGGATTTCAGAGTCTATTCATAATCCCCTTACTTTTGAATGCCAAAATTATG ATGTGATCATCAACGAGAAGGAGTCTGTTGAGGTGACTTGTCAGGACGTCATTCCACAGAGAAAGG ATACAAACGTCATTGGAGAAGAGTCTGTTGATTTGACTTTAGATCCAAGCTGTCAAGAGTTCACTCCAGAAACAAAGG GGGAATCATTAAAGGTTTTCAACAGGGTACACAGACAGCTTGCTAATACAAATATAAGAGTAGTTCCTTCAGATGCATCTGACCTTGAAAGGACTGAGAAAAGAAATTATTCTGCAGTTAAGGTCAGAAAGGTATCAACTTCTGATAAAGTTCCACACACCAAGCAGACCTCTTGTCATCTCAACCCAATACGTCATGTACATGTTGAAGAAGATAAAACAAACATCCCTAAGATTTCAAACAGAGGAATAAACAAACTTAAGACTACTGATGGATCAG TGGCTGCATCCCAAAAGGAACAAGTTTCTATCGGTGACAGCTGCCAACAAGCCAAAAAGAAATTTACTGGAATTTCAAATTCTTTTGAAGCTCCGGTTACTTCTGGATCCCAATATTATTCAG CTAAAATGTCAAAGATCATGGAAAAGGAGTTTGTAAACTCCAGTTCAGATCCATGCAGTCAGGAGATTATTCCAGAAGTTGATG CCACATCAAAGCTCTCTAACAAGTTGCAGAGTCAGAGTAATTTTGCAAGAAAAAATGACAGCGCTCTTTCAGTGGTAAAACCTGAACCCATTGAAGATGCAGGTGCAACCTTTCCAAGTTTCACAATCTCCTGTTTGGCAACTGACCGTCAATCTTTTCTG GAGTTGCCAAAGAGTTTGCCATTACCCTTGAACACCATGAAGGGAAGGTCTAAACTGGATAGGAGGATAGTTTATCTTCAAGGTCCTGATAAGAGATTGTGGCCAGTCCTCTACATTCAGAAATTTTTCTTCAGAACTTTGGCAAATGGTTGGGAGGCTTTCAGCATGGCAAATAATATTGAACAAGGAGATCGATGTACTATTGAGGTCACAAATCAAACTGAAGGCATATGTACTGTGCACATAGTTAAGATGAGAGATGATATGGAATTCTATGAAGAGTATGAGCACAGTCCTCTCATTGACCTGTCATAA
- the LOC112176104 gene encoding uncharacterized protein LOC112176104 isoform X6 has product MVHDFEACADCTQKCLLIHGNKKSGSHIETSFFKIMFGKQFSKFMELPPKVARILLLSDRRTFLEDSRGLRWKVAISSVNGSWAFQQGWNAFALDHDLQVGDFLVFNYVVGSHFTVKIYDNSGCEVNLFETIHQNNRNRVHTDGQCHTIGKSTVSKSVSDTFAGPDAEISKCLNEVHGMKKPLIITENASDHDDDERSKCKRKAEFADDMSCMMEREYGHQQGDNRVRILDLSSFESFKKIKTCGSDGSNKVAAVNETHSHHADSSLKLRNEVSSVKIPVAKELVDRVIPSDASEIERTQKNNYSEYKVKGAPLSDKDSSTNVTSGHLFPTLPENPEQKEEIFSDISNRAAKKCQSANVSGNDHQVAVSGNEHDLIDDTCQSANKKITEISKSCGIPIAFLSQNDKVMKVIENKPVELTSHPCGQEVIPESNDIVMMNIGKESVDLTSDPCSREVIPERKDTNVIGEESVDLTLDPSCQEFTPETKGESLKVFNRVHRQLANTNIRVVPSDASDLERTEKRNYSAVKVRKVSTSDKVPHTKQTSCHLNPIRHVHVEEDKTNIPKISNRGINKLKTTDGSVAASQKEQVSIGDSCQQAKKKFTGISNSFEAPVTSGSQYYSAKMSKIMEKEFVNSSSDPCSQEIIPEVDATSKLSNKLQSQSNFARKNDSALSVVKPEPIEDAGATFPSFTISCLATDRQSFLELPKSLPLPLNTMKGRSKLDRRIVYLQGPDKRLWPVLYIQKFFFRTLANGWEAFSMANNIEQGDRCTIEVTNQTEGICTVHIVKMRDDMEFYEEYEHSPLIDLS; this is encoded by the exons ATTGAAACCTCTTTTttcaaaatcatgtttggaaaaCAGTTTTCTAAATTTATG GAATTGCCTCCAAAAGTTGCTCGTATTTTGTTATTGTCTGATCGGAGAACTTTTCTTGAAGATTCACGAGGACTGCGGTGGAAAGTTGCAATATCTAGTGTTAATGGTTCCTGGGCCTTTCAACAAGGATGGAATGCTTTTGCACTAGACCATGACCTACAAGTAGGAGATTTTCTGGTCTTCAATTACGTTGTGGGTTCACATTTTACTGTTAAGATATATGACAACTCTGGGTGTGAAGTGAATCTTTTTGAGACCATACATCAGAACAACAGAAATAGGGTTCACACAGATGGTCAGTGCCACACCATTGGTAAAAGTACAGTGAGCAAATCCGTTTCAGATACCTTTGCTGGTCCAGATGCAGAAATAAGTAAATGCTTGAATGAAGTGCATGGTATGAAGAAACCTCTAATTATCACAGAAAATGCTTCAGATCACGATGATGATGAAAGGTCAAAGTGCAAGCGCAAAGCAGAATTTGCTGACGACATGTCATGTATGATGGAAAGAGAATATGGACACCAACAAGGAGACAACAGAGTCCGTATTCTTGATTTGTCTAGTTTTGAATCATTCAAAAAGATAAAAACCTGTGGCAGTGATGGAAGCAATAAAGTTGCTGCAGTGAATGAAACACATTCTCATCATGCTGATTCATCACTGAAATTGAGAAATGAAGTTAGCTCAGTTAAAATTCCAGTGGCCAAAGAGTTGGTGGATAGAGTAATTCCTTCAGATGCATCTGAGATTGAAAGGACTCAGAAAAATAACTATTCTGAATACAAGGTAAAGGGGGCACCCCTGTCTGATAAAGATTCATCCACCAATGTGACCTCTGGACATCTCTTTCCAACACTTCCTGAAAATCCTGAACAAAAGGAAGAGATCTTCTCTGATATTTCAAACAGAGCAGCCAAAAAATGCCAGTCTGCTAATGTATCAG GCAATGATCATCAGGTAGCAGTATCAGGAAATGAACATGATTTGATTGATGACACTTGTCAAAGTGCCAACAAAAAAATTACTGAAATTTCAAAGTCCTGCGGTATTCCCATTGCTTTCCTCTCCCAAAATG ATAAAGTGATGAAGGTCATTGAAAACAAGCCGGTGGAGTTGACTTCACATCCATGCGGTCAGGAGGTCATTCCAGAAAGTAATG ATATTGTGATGATGAACATTGGAAAAGAGTCTGTGGATTTGACTTCAGATCCATGCAGTCGGGAGGTCATTCCAGAAAGAAAGG ATACAAACGTCATTGGAGAAGAGTCTGTTGATTTGACTTTAGATCCAAGCTGTCAAGAGTTCACTCCAGAAACAAAGG GGGAATCATTAAAGGTTTTCAACAGGGTACACAGACAGCTTGCTAATACAAATATAAGAGTAGTTCCTTCAGATGCATCTGACCTTGAAAGGACTGAGAAAAGAAATTATTCTGCAGTTAAGGTCAGAAAGGTATCAACTTCTGATAAAGTTCCACACACCAAGCAGACCTCTTGTCATCTCAACCCAATACGTCATGTACATGTTGAAGAAGATAAAACAAACATCCCTAAGATTTCAAACAGAGGAATAAACAAACTTAAGACTACTGATGGATCAG TGGCTGCATCCCAAAAGGAACAAGTTTCTATCGGTGACAGCTGCCAACAAGCCAAAAAGAAATTTACTGGAATTTCAAATTCTTTTGAAGCTCCGGTTACTTCTGGATCCCAATATTATTCAG CTAAAATGTCAAAGATCATGGAAAAGGAGTTTGTAAACTCCAGTTCAGATCCATGCAGTCAGGAGATTATTCCAGAAGTTGATG CCACATCAAAGCTCTCTAACAAGTTGCAGAGTCAGAGTAATTTTGCAAGAAAAAATGACAGCGCTCTTTCAGTGGTAAAACCTGAACCCATTGAAGATGCAGGTGCAACCTTTCCAAGTTTCACAATCTCCTGTTTGGCAACTGACCGTCAATCTTTTCTG GAGTTGCCAAAGAGTTTGCCATTACCCTTGAACACCATGAAGGGAAGGTCTAAACTGGATAGGAGGATAGTTTATCTTCAAGGTCCTGATAAGAGATTGTGGCCAGTCCTCTACATTCAGAAATTTTTCTTCAGAACTTTGGCAAATGGTTGGGAGGCTTTCAGCATGGCAAATAATATTGAACAAGGAGATCGATGTACTATTGAGGTCACAAATCAAACTGAAGGCATATGTACTGTGCACATAGTTAAGATGAGAGATGATATGGAATTCTATGAAGAGTATGAGCACAGTCCTCTCATTGACCTGTCATAA
- the LOC112176104 gene encoding uncharacterized protein LOC112176104 isoform X4: MVHDFEACADCTQKCLLIHGNKKSGSHIETSFFKIMFGKQFSKFMELPPKVARILLLSDRRTFLEDSRGLRWKVAISSVNGSWAFQQGWNAFALDHDLQVGDFLVFNYVVGSHFTVKIYDNSGCEVNLFETIHQNNRNRVHTDGQCHTIGKSTVSKSVSDTFAGPDAEISKCLNEVHGMKKPLIITENASDHDDDERSKCKRKAEFADDMSCMMEREYGHQQGDNRVRILDLSSFESFKKIKTCGSDGSNKVAAVNETHSHHADSSLKLRNEVSSVKIPVAKELVDRVIPSDASEIERTQKNNYSEYKVKGAPLSDKDSSTNVTSGHLFPTLPENPEQKEEIFSDISNRAAKKCQSANVSGNDHQVAVSGNEHDLIDDTCQSANKKITEISKSCDKVMKVIENKPVELTSHPCGQEVIPENIVMMNIGKESVDLTSDPCSREVIPERKDKAGTIFENVIVDLTSDQCSQEFIEKEESLDLSTKVGIQIPSGPAEFERTEECNKSEAKVNRVPSDKDSCTETSGHPFPTHSENPEENGETTSKKATKECRNADGSELLSGKDQVVPSQKEPDLMYASSPRDNKKLTGISESIHNPLTFECQNYDVIINEKESVEVTCQDVIPQRKDTIIENKSVEVTLELCRQEVIPERKDTNVIGEESVDLTLDPSCQEFTPETKGESLKVFNRVHRQLANTNIRVVPSDASDLERTEKRNYSAVKVRKVSTSDKVPHTKQTSCHLNPIRHVHVEEDKTNIPKISNRGINKLKTTDGSVAASQKEQVSIGDSCQQAKKKFTGISNSFEAPVTSGSQYYSAKMSKIMEKEFVNSSSDPCSQEIIPEVDATSKLSNKLQSQSNFARKNDSALSVVKPEPIEDAGATFPSFTISCLATDRQSFLELPKSLPLPLNTMKGRSKLDRRIVYLQGPDKRLWPVLYIQKFFFRTLANGWEAFSMANNIEQGDRCTIEVTNQTEGICTVHIVKMRDDMEFYEEYEHSPLIDLS, from the exons ATTGAAACCTCTTTTttcaaaatcatgtttggaaaaCAGTTTTCTAAATTTATG GAATTGCCTCCAAAAGTTGCTCGTATTTTGTTATTGTCTGATCGGAGAACTTTTCTTGAAGATTCACGAGGACTGCGGTGGAAAGTTGCAATATCTAGTGTTAATGGTTCCTGGGCCTTTCAACAAGGATGGAATGCTTTTGCACTAGACCATGACCTACAAGTAGGAGATTTTCTGGTCTTCAATTACGTTGTGGGTTCACATTTTACTGTTAAGATATATGACAACTCTGGGTGTGAAGTGAATCTTTTTGAGACCATACATCAGAACAACAGAAATAGGGTTCACACAGATGGTCAGTGCCACACCATTGGTAAAAGTACAGTGAGCAAATCCGTTTCAGATACCTTTGCTGGTCCAGATGCAGAAATAAGTAAATGCTTGAATGAAGTGCATGGTATGAAGAAACCTCTAATTATCACAGAAAATGCTTCAGATCACGATGATGATGAAAGGTCAAAGTGCAAGCGCAAAGCAGAATTTGCTGACGACATGTCATGTATGATGGAAAGAGAATATGGACACCAACAAGGAGACAACAGAGTCCGTATTCTTGATTTGTCTAGTTTTGAATCATTCAAAAAGATAAAAACCTGTGGCAGTGATGGAAGCAATAAAGTTGCTGCAGTGAATGAAACACATTCTCATCATGCTGATTCATCACTGAAATTGAGAAATGAAGTTAGCTCAGTTAAAATTCCAGTGGCCAAAGAGTTGGTGGATAGAGTAATTCCTTCAGATGCATCTGAGATTGAAAGGACTCAGAAAAATAACTATTCTGAATACAAGGTAAAGGGGGCACCCCTGTCTGATAAAGATTCATCCACCAATGTGACCTCTGGACATCTCTTTCCAACACTTCCTGAAAATCCTGAACAAAAGGAAGAGATCTTCTCTGATATTTCAAACAGAGCAGCCAAAAAATGCCAGTCTGCTAATGTATCAG GCAATGATCATCAGGTAGCAGTATCAGGAAATGAACATGATTTGATTGATGACACTTGTCAAAGTGCCAACAAAAAAATTACTGAAATTTCAAAGTCCTGCG ATAAAGTGATGAAGGTCATTGAAAACAAGCCGGTGGAGTTGACTTCACATCCATGCGGTCAGGAGGTCATTCCAGAAA ATATTGTGATGATGAACATTGGAAAAGAGTCTGTGGATTTGACTTCAGATCCATGCAGTCGGGAGGTCATTCCAGAAAGAAAGG ATAAAGCTGGGACCATCTTTGAAAATGTTATTGTGGACTTGACTTCAGATCAATGCAGTCAGGAGTTCATTGAAAAAG AGGAATCATTAGATCTTTCCACCAAGGTTGGAATACAAATTCCTTCAGGTCCAGCTGAGTTTGAAAGGACTGAGGAATGTAACAAATCTGAAGCCAAGGTCAATAGGGTACCGTCTGATAAAGATTCATGCACTGAGACCTCTGGGCATCCCTTCCCAACACATTCTGAAAATCctgaagaaaatggagagaccaCCTCAAAGAAAGCAACAAAAGAATGCCGGAATGCTGATGGATCAG AATTATTATCAGGCAAGGATCAGGTGGTACCATCACAAAAGGAACCTGATTTAATGTATGCTAGTTCCCCAAGAGACAACAAGAAATTGACTGGGATTTCAGAGTCTATTCATAATCCCCTTACTTTTGAATGCCAAAATTATG ATGTGATCATCAACGAGAAGGAGTCTGTTGAGGTGACTTGTCAGGACGTCATTCCACAGAGAAAGG ATACCATCATTGAAAACAAGTCTGTTGAGGTGACTTTAGAACTATGCAGGCAGGAAGTTATTCCAGAAAGAAAGG ATACAAACGTCATTGGAGAAGAGTCTGTTGATTTGACTTTAGATCCAAGCTGTCAAGAGTTCACTCCAGAAACAAAGG GGGAATCATTAAAGGTTTTCAACAGGGTACACAGACAGCTTGCTAATACAAATATAAGAGTAGTTCCTTCAGATGCATCTGACCTTGAAAGGACTGAGAAAAGAAATTATTCTGCAGTTAAGGTCAGAAAGGTATCAACTTCTGATAAAGTTCCACACACCAAGCAGACCTCTTGTCATCTCAACCCAATACGTCATGTACATGTTGAAGAAGATAAAACAAACATCCCTAAGATTTCAAACAGAGGAATAAACAAACTTAAGACTACTGATGGATCAG TGGCTGCATCCCAAAAGGAACAAGTTTCTATCGGTGACAGCTGCCAACAAGCCAAAAAGAAATTTACTGGAATTTCAAATTCTTTTGAAGCTCCGGTTACTTCTGGATCCCAATATTATTCAG CTAAAATGTCAAAGATCATGGAAAAGGAGTTTGTAAACTCCAGTTCAGATCCATGCAGTCAGGAGATTATTCCAGAAGTTGATG CCACATCAAAGCTCTCTAACAAGTTGCAGAGTCAGAGTAATTTTGCAAGAAAAAATGACAGCGCTCTTTCAGTGGTAAAACCTGAACCCATTGAAGATGCAGGTGCAACCTTTCCAAGTTTCACAATCTCCTGTTTGGCAACTGACCGTCAATCTTTTCTG GAGTTGCCAAAGAGTTTGCCATTACCCTTGAACACCATGAAGGGAAGGTCTAAACTGGATAGGAGGATAGTTTATCTTCAAGGTCCTGATAAGAGATTGTGGCCAGTCCTCTACATTCAGAAATTTTTCTTCAGAACTTTGGCAAATGGTTGGGAGGCTTTCAGCATGGCAAATAATATTGAACAAGGAGATCGATGTACTATTGAGGTCACAAATCAAACTGAAGGCATATGTACTGTGCACATAGTTAAGATGAGAGATGATATGGAATTCTATGAAGAGTATGAGCACAGTCCTCTCATTGACCTGTCATAA